In one Magallana gigas chromosome 7, xbMagGiga1.1, whole genome shotgun sequence genomic region, the following are encoded:
- the LOC117684365 gene encoding uncharacterized protein isoform X2 — MTQKSIHRLCNRDYAIWWKHSIDASSNQSNERQWYDVLLELHIKSSQQPSFVSFRHAWKEHMNDYYKLTSAINKSEDRRELPTVPQPTHTIEWLARTRFRHRSMHLNVPQQKKLPQQRKHKVARRRCVQHSELDTSFIVY, encoded by the exons atgACTCAAAAATCAATTCATCGACTTTGCAACAGGGATTATGCTATTTGGTGGAAG CACAGCATAGATGCCTCATCTAATCAATCCAATGAGAGACAGTGGTATGATGTGTTGCTGGAACTCCACATCAAATCTAGT CAACAGCCATCTTTTGTCTCCTTCCGTCATGCATGGAAAGAGCACATGAATGACTAT TACAAACTGACGAGTGCAATCAACAAGTCAGAAGACAGAAGGGAGTTGCCCACTGTCCCGCAACCCACCCACACT ATTGAGTGGCTGGCTCGCACCCGTTTCAGACATCGCTCCATGCACCTCAATGTTCCGCAGCAAAAGAAACTGCCCCAGCAAAGGAAGCACAAGGTTGCCAGGAGACGGTGTGTGCAGCATTCTGAGCTTGATACCTCCTTCATTGTCTACTAA
- the LOC117684365 gene encoding uncharacterized protein isoform X5, giving the protein MTQKSIHRLCNRDYAIWWKHSIDASSNQSNERQWYDVLLELHIKSSYKLTSAINKSEDRRELPTVPQPTHTIEWLARTRFRHRSMHLNVPQQKKLPQQRKHKVARRRCVQHSELDTSFIVY; this is encoded by the exons atgACTCAAAAATCAATTCATCGACTTTGCAACAGGGATTATGCTATTTGGTGGAAG CACAGCATAGATGCCTCATCTAATCAATCCAATGAGAGACAGTGGTATGATGTGTTGCTGGAACTCCACATCAAATCTAGT TACAAACTGACGAGTGCAATCAACAAGTCAGAAGACAGAAGGGAGTTGCCCACTGTCCCGCAACCCACCCACACT ATTGAGTGGCTGGCTCGCACCCGTTTCAGACATCGCTCCATGCACCTCAATGTTCCGCAGCAAAAGAAACTGCCCCAGCAAAGGAAGCACAAGGTTGCCAGGAGACGGTGTGTGCAGCATTCTGAGCTTGATACCTCCTTCATTGTCTACTAA
- the LOC117684365 gene encoding uncharacterized protein isoform X1, giving the protein MLFGGRYVKCVWRMNYPRYPVYDVVKGNVIAHSIDASSNQSNERQWYDVLLELHIKSSQQPSFVSFRHAWKEHMNDYYKLTSAINKSEDRRELPTVPQPTHTIEWLARTRFRHRSMHLNVPQQKKLPQQRKHKVARRRCVQHSELDTSFIVY; this is encoded by the exons ATGCTATTTGGTGGAAGGTATGTTAAATGTGTGTGGCGTATGAATTATCCCCGGTATCCAGTGTATGACGTCGTTAAGGGTAACGTCATCGCT CACAGCATAGATGCCTCATCTAATCAATCCAATGAGAGACAGTGGTATGATGTGTTGCTGGAACTCCACATCAAATCTAGT CAACAGCCATCTTTTGTCTCCTTCCGTCATGCATGGAAAGAGCACATGAATGACTAT TACAAACTGACGAGTGCAATCAACAAGTCAGAAGACAGAAGGGAGTTGCCCACTGTCCCGCAACCCACCCACACT ATTGAGTGGCTGGCTCGCACCCGTTTCAGACATCGCTCCATGCACCTCAATGTTCCGCAGCAAAAGAAACTGCCCCAGCAAAGGAAGCACAAGGTTGCCAGGAGACGGTGTGTGCAGCATTCTGAGCTTGATACCTCCTTCATTGTCTACTAA
- the LOC117684365 gene encoding uncharacterized protein isoform X4, which produces MLFGGRYVKCVWRMNYPRYPVYDVVKGNVIAHSIDASSNQSNERQWYDVLLELHIKSSYKLTSAINKSEDRRELPTVPQPTHTIEWLARTRFRHRSMHLNVPQQKKLPQQRKHKVARRRCVQHSELDTSFIVY; this is translated from the exons ATGCTATTTGGTGGAAGGTATGTTAAATGTGTGTGGCGTATGAATTATCCCCGGTATCCAGTGTATGACGTCGTTAAGGGTAACGTCATCGCT CACAGCATAGATGCCTCATCTAATCAATCCAATGAGAGACAGTGGTATGATGTGTTGCTGGAACTCCACATCAAATCTAGT TACAAACTGACGAGTGCAATCAACAAGTCAGAAGACAGAAGGGAGTTGCCCACTGTCCCGCAACCCACCCACACT ATTGAGTGGCTGGCTCGCACCCGTTTCAGACATCGCTCCATGCACCTCAATGTTCCGCAGCAAAAGAAACTGCCCCAGCAAAGGAAGCACAAGGTTGCCAGGAGACGGTGTGTGCAGCATTCTGAGCTTGATACCTCCTTCATTGTCTACTAA
- the LOC117684365 gene encoding uncharacterized protein isoform X3 — MKRERSSERKSKSSSKRHSIDASSNQSNERQWYDVLLELHIKSSQQPSFVSFRHAWKEHMNDYYKLTSAINKSEDRRELPTVPQPTHTIEWLARTRFRHRSMHLNVPQQKKLPQQRKHKVARRRCVQHSELDTSFIVY, encoded by the exons ATGAAAAGAGAGCGATCATCCGAAAGAAAGAGCAAGAGCTCGTCAAAGAGG CACAGCATAGATGCCTCATCTAATCAATCCAATGAGAGACAGTGGTATGATGTGTTGCTGGAACTCCACATCAAATCTAGT CAACAGCCATCTTTTGTCTCCTTCCGTCATGCATGGAAAGAGCACATGAATGACTAT TACAAACTGACGAGTGCAATCAACAAGTCAGAAGACAGAAGGGAGTTGCCCACTGTCCCGCAACCCACCCACACT ATTGAGTGGCTGGCTCGCACCCGTTTCAGACATCGCTCCATGCACCTCAATGTTCCGCAGCAAAAGAAACTGCCCCAGCAAAGGAAGCACAAGGTTGCCAGGAGACGGTGTGTGCAGCATTCTGAGCTTGATACCTCCTTCATTGTCTACTAA
- the LOC117684365 gene encoding uncharacterized protein isoform X6 translates to MKRERSSERKSKSSSKRHSIDASSNQSNERQWYDVLLELHIKSSYKLTSAINKSEDRRELPTVPQPTHTIEWLARTRFRHRSMHLNVPQQKKLPQQRKHKVARRRCVQHSELDTSFIVY, encoded by the exons ATGAAAAGAGAGCGATCATCCGAAAGAAAGAGCAAGAGCTCGTCAAAGAGG CACAGCATAGATGCCTCATCTAATCAATCCAATGAGAGACAGTGGTATGATGTGTTGCTGGAACTCCACATCAAATCTAGT TACAAACTGACGAGTGCAATCAACAAGTCAGAAGACAGAAGGGAGTTGCCCACTGTCCCGCAACCCACCCACACT ATTGAGTGGCTGGCTCGCACCCGTTTCAGACATCGCTCCATGCACCTCAATGTTCCGCAGCAAAAGAAACTGCCCCAGCAAAGGAAGCACAAGGTTGCCAGGAGACGGTGTGTGCAGCATTCTGAGCTTGATACCTCCTTCATTGTCTACTAA